From Aricia agestis chromosome 11, ilAriAges1.1, whole genome shotgun sequence, a single genomic window includes:
- the LOC121731813 gene encoding 60S ribosomal protein L23a-like, with protein sequence MPPKKQPEKSASGASKPAEKKTSKTPAAAPKAASASAAPKPATAKTPAPAPKAASAAKPAAAPKSAAAPKPAPAKAAAKPAEKKAAAPAAKAGSAKAAALKVKSSAKPSAKKAASAAKSKPKPAATKLKIAPKPKKTGIKGQKKVVKPVVKALKTQRKVVKGEHGKRVRQIRTSVHFRRPKTFEAPRNPKYPRKSLPKRNRMDAYNIIKYPLTSEAAMKKIEDNNTLVFIVHTSSNKHHIKAAVKKLYDINVAKVNTLIRPDGKKKAYVRLARDYDALDVANKIGII encoded by the exons ATGCCTCCTAAAAAGCAGCCAGAGAAATcag cCTCTGGGGCCTCAAAGCCCGCAGAGAAGAAGACTTCCAAAACCCCAGCAGCGGCTCCTAAGGCCGCTTCTGCCAGTGCTGCACCCAAGCCAGCTACTGCTAAGACACCGGCACCAGCTCCTAAAGCCGCATCGGCTGCCAAACCAGCAGCAGCTCCCAAGAGTGCCGCAGCCCCCAAGCCCGCGCCAGCGAAGGCAGCGGCCAAGCCCGCTGAAAAGAAGGCCGCCGCTCCTGCAGCTAAGGCCGGATCAGCTAAAGCCGCTGCCCTCAAAGTCAAGTCCAGTGCTAAACCTTCAGCGAAGAAAGCAGCGTCAGCAGCAAAATCAAAGCCAAAGCCAGCTGCGACTAAGCTTAAGATTGCACCAAAACCGAAGAAAACTGGCATCAAAGGGCAAAAGAAAGTTGTGAAGCCAGTAGTTAAAGCTCTTAAGACTCAAAGGAAG GTAGTGAAGGGTGAACATGGGAAACGCGTGCGTCAGATTCGCACATCAGTGCACTTCAGGAGGCCCAAGACTTTTGAAGCCCCACGTAACCCCAAATACCCAAGGAAGTCACTTCCTAAAAGAAACCG aATGGATGCTTACAACATCATCAAATATCCCTTGACATCTGAAGCTGCCATGAAGAAAATTGAAGATAACAATACCTTGGTATTCATCGTTCACACCAGCTCCAATAAGCATCATATTAAAGCAGCGGTCAAGAAACTGTATGACATCAATGTCGCTAAAGTGAACACTCTCATCAG aCCTGACGGCAAGAAGAAGGCATATGTACGTCTAGCGAGAGATTATGATGCACTAGATGTTGCCAACAAAATAGGCATCATATaa